From the genome of Phoenix dactylifera cultivar Barhee BC4 chromosome 17, palm_55x_up_171113_PBpolish2nd_filt_p, whole genome shotgun sequence:
ttctttatatgaGATCTTAAGTTATTAAATAGTATCAAAGCAAACTTGGCCTACGGCCTATGCAGACTAAGGGACACTATAGCATGAGTCTAGATTGGATTTGTGGTATTTATGACtggatttgaataaatttggatTCTTAGCCTAGTAAGGATGTTAGGACCTAAACTGAAGGAGAATGTGAGGATCTATGTGTTTCGTGTGTTTAGTCCTTCACCGGCTATATAATGGATTACTATCCTGAGTACTTATATAAgactaaggaacccaaataatactttttggcTAGCTTTTTGGGGCGAGATCCTAGGTTGTTTCATGTGTGTTGAGGAGTCTTGGAGTAAATATGAGGACCTAGCTAATAATCTTTTTGCTAGTCCTTTTGGAGTGAGGTCTTAGGTTATTATAAATGCTAACAATATGAATCCAGCCCATGGCCATGTGGCTCTAGGAGTCACTACAGTGTaggttcctttttttctttttgtttgtgcaAATACAATGTAGGTCCTTTGAAGCTGACCACAAGTATCTGTGGTGTTTGTGGATGGACCATTCCCTAGTGAGTACGACGAGTCTTAAGAAAAAGAGTGTGATAGGATCCATGTAGAtatgtatttagtctcacacTGAGGATGCATTAGGAAGGCCTTAGGTAATTAAACAAGGTTAAGGATTTTAATTAATAACTTCCTGGCTTATTCTTTTTGGACTGTTACAAAGTGAGGGTTTCATAATGAACTTTAAAAGCAAGTGCATATAAAATTCTCTTCCTAATAGTTGcctgtttttttattattttggcgTTTGCATGTTCGTCGACTACCAGGTTGAATCAGTGCATATGCGGCAGCAATTAATTTTTATTGGAGCTATTTTTGACGTACtaattcttattatttttacttCTATCCTTCTATTCAAGATTTTCAAGATTTTTCTATGTGAGAGTGAAAGAATAAAACTTGAAGCTCATTTGACTTGGGATCATCCAAATAAATTATTCTAGACATCAAACCAGTCGAGCTCTGGCAACAGCTAAGGTGCATATGTCAAATTCGATGGTCTACACTCTATATtctcttatttttatatataagaaATTACTCTAAGTTCATTTGAATATGTTTCTAGACTTTGTAATTTTAACAATTTTccgcttctttcttttttttaaagtaaTTAGAATCGTATAAATCATGATCCAGTCCAGTATGTTTATGAGATGTCTCCGGTGACAACAGCATTGATTTGTATTGCAATACTGTACTTTAATTTACATGTTTGATTGGCTGCAATGGGTGAGATATATCTCTTAGATACCTTCTTTTTTCGGAAGTCAATTAATTAAAATGCTCATTTTTCATCTACTGTTTCGAACATGCTGGGGTGGTTTAGAGATTTCTCTGGTTTTGATCCAAATGCAATTGCATCTGCCTCTAAGTTGTTTGaagaattaataccttttaatAAATGTTCTCTGCAGATTCCTGTTATCTGAACATAGTCATGAATGAACCCTAACTTTTGTATTTGTGGTGTTTCAGCATGGAAAAGACAATCGATCGTTACATAATGCACACGAAAGATGTTGGCGTCAGCAAGAAAGCAAAAGAGCATAATACACAAGTTAACATTCCTTCACCATTCTCAGTgatcctattttactttgatGAGATTACTACATTATATGATTTCTGTTTAATATCAGAGTGATCTGTTCGATTTGATGTATTAGTCTACCTATATTTCATCTGCTGTGTTAGCAAAGAAGGAAACATAGCATTCAGTAGCTAGGTTTTGGGTCTAGTTACTAAAAGcgcataaataattaaatataccTATAGTTTCATTAATAATTATCAAAGTCaatatgtttttttaaaaaaatttataaagaaGGGAAGGGACTAACCCCACCCATTTCCTAATAAAATGAAGGGATAGCAATAGTTAGGGCCCAACAAACAATGGAAAAGTTAAGAAACCAACCCCaaattcaaaatataaattCAAACCAACCCCAAATCCATGCAGAATAGAAGAAAGAACATTTTTTTTCTGTGGAAATAAGGTGGTTGATGCCAACCAACTGGGCTAGAGCTGATTggcagaagagaagaaaaagttgTTTCCAAAGCCAAGTGTCGGGTTAAGCAAAGCACCTGAAGTatctttaaatgcttttcattagTACCATCGGCGACATCATATGGGAAGGATCAGAAAATAGTAACCAGTAACATAGGAATATAAACATTGAAGGACTTATATTATGGTTATCAGGCACATAAGACATTGTCATGAACTGTGAACGAGTCTTAAATAAtcatacataaaaaaaataatacaccTTTAGAAAAATCATTAAGACAAACTCCCATAAATTAATTtgtcatttttttataaataaatttgtatATGTTTTGAAATTAATTGCCTAAACTGCAGCAGTTGAAGTCTGATACTGCaagcttgatgaagaagattgaaCGGCTTGAAGCTTCTAAAAGGTGCAGACTGAAAATTTGAGAATTTCCCTCTCAGTAGAACCGGAAAATCTTTGTCATAAGATAAAATCCTGACATTTTCTTTTGTGCAGAAACCTCTTAGGTGAAAATTTGGAATCATGTGCAGTTGAGGAGCTGCATGAACTGGAGCTCCAGTTAGAGCGCAGCCTAAGCAGCATCAGAAAACAAAAAGTACGATATAAGGCCTTTCCTTTGTTATTGTATTTGGCTTTAGCTATCAACAAAATCTCATTGTCTCTGACATGGTCATTATCTTATGTTTTGTTCAGTATCAAATGCTCGAAGAGCAAATCACTCAGCTAAAAGAAAAGGTAGACTATTAATTGTTCATTGTGATTGCAAGGAAGTTCTGTTTTGATAAGGAACTACATCAATTTTTATTTGTAGTACTTACTGAGACTTCCACTTACATTTTGGTCATCAAATTCAGGAAAGGATGCTCACTGCTTCGATACGAGAAAAGGTAAGAATTTGAATAGAATTTGGCCTTTATATTGTTCCTTAAAGTCTCTATCACTAAATGATTAGTGACTTCTTCAACAATGTCTTAACTAACTTGATATTTGTCCTTTATCTTAAGTTAAACGCAAAACCTCGGCTACAGCTATGTGCTTCTGCTGTTTCTGAGGATTATGATAGTCCGAATACAGACGTAGAGACAGAGCTGGTAATTGGCAGGCCAGGGACTTGCAAGGTCAAGTGATTCATGTTATCATTACTTATGGATTAAATGGATACACATAAATATAAATGCCCATTGAAAATAAGGGCACATCAACTCTGTTATTTTGTGAAAGATTGTAAAATCCAAAGAGCATGAAGTGGCTCAACTAATTATTCTCTTACTGATCCTGTATGAATAAATAGGTGGATATTTCCTGTCTTTCTAAGATTGGTTGGAACTTCTCTTTCAGTTATGCAACTGAATTCTTGAATTGTTTGTATTATTCATGGTTGTCTCAGGATAAAATGCATTGCTCAAACAATTAAAATCCTGCTTGTTTCATATATGGATTGATTAAGGATTTTGTGAGCAGAGCCCAAACCGAGTGGAAGCTAATACGATATGTGTCTGTTTGACCACCCTGGCCATTATCAAATGTACCCTGCTGTTAATTATAAGCTGTTTATTAAATCATTAATTTATGCTGCACTTAATTATTGTGGAATTATCGGTAACACCTTCATATTatagttttcttttcttgaatgaTATGTGTAGGATACCATTTATTAACCTAATCCATATATGTTTCTTTGGCATGTCTTTGGGATATTTTTGACACAATCAGTCTAGAAAATCCGATCGATCGagaaaacaaatcttaaaccgCTCTGACTCAATCTGCACGGAATCCGATCAAGAATGGACTCAAACATTTTAACCGAACTAAGATATGAACTTGGTTTGGATCATGCAAACCATGGGCCATGGAGCAGAATTCAAAGGCTGCCaccaattttgatgccttgtcCTATGGGCAATGGCCATGATGTGGCATTTCAACCTAGGCCAAGGGCCAAATGGCCTGCAGTATGGACACACGCATTCACAGATTTTGACAGGATAAATCTCATCTGATCTGGACGCATCAGTCATGcaaccaaacacaagaaaaACAATATGTTATAAACCTTAAGAGAGAATCATCAATCACAAGTGAGTCCATGCCTAATAAAATTGGACATTGTGTTTACTCAAAGACATATATATCCTCCTTTAATCCAGTTCTACTAATGAGGACAGGCAAAGAAAACTAAACCAGTGTTTAGAACTGCCGAACCTATATATACCAACTTTGCCAATCAATATCTTCAATGACAATTCTTAGCTTTCACATCTTCCAAAGGATTGAGACCCATACATGGATACACCAATAAAAGCACAAAAGCTATAGTCCACCAATACTTCCTTGGGCAAACAAAGGTAGATGGGAAGGAAAAGTATATTCCCCCTATTCATATACAAGTATATGACATGAGGCTTTATGTCAAGGTTGTTAATGAATTCTATCTTGATGTGGATATGGGCATCCTGTAGGGTGGTGATGTTGATAAACATCAATTTCTAGTAGGCGTCTGACCTTGGGACTTCTCATCGAATGTAAGGTAATAAGTGGATCGACCTAGCAATACTCAAGAGGTTAGAGATTTGAGATAATGTTGGAGTTCAACTCTGTGGGCATGATAGTTCAAGCAGTATGCATGATATTTTTGTACTCATAGGAGCAGAACTCCAAAGTGTAATTTTGTCGCCAAGCATGGCACGGTTTTTTGAGTGCTAAGAAGTGTAAATTGTGATAATGTATACCTAGAAAAAGATCCATTTAAATCCTATAAATCTCAAAGTTTTGGAGCTCTTACAAACAATCCTAAAATGAGAAGGACTAGGGGATGCAATACATTCATATAGCTCAAAATCACATATTATGACTAATTTATATCAATTACTCTCTTGGAACAGATCATCCTTGGTATAGATGCTATGCATTTAGTAATCCTAAGCCCGGTTTATTAAAGGCTTGAACAGAGAATTGTGTTTCAAACCAATTCCATAGAAATCAATTTATTGTTTTATGAAGTTGAATTTTAAACCAAATTAAGCATGGTGGGGGTTGTCTCGAGCTAAGAACATTCCATTGCAAACACCAATTTGACAGTGGTTCTAACTTAGGTCCATGCATAGGAATATACTTAATATGCTATTGGGCTAATCCAACTAGATGGTATAGATGCACCAACAACTAAGTCTAGTACACGTAGCAACTTATACAATGCTTCTAGGCTTATATTGCATGGGCCTATCATTTTTGTTAGACTAATGCTGGAAAaggtatatacatatgtacaacATAGGAGAGGTTGATAGCATCTTGAGACTAAAGAAACCAGTCGTAGAGGTGAGGGAGCAAGCCTTTAGAGATCAAGACCACACTACATGAGGACTACGACATACCTGTTCACCTTTTAAATGTAAATACATGGTGACAGATGGGCTACTCAACATCATGCATGAGGATGAGCGCAAGATATGCATACTCTCCAACATCTACTCCTATGTTTAAAATCAGAAATATATGGTGAAtagattttgtttttttcaaatttattgTTCAAactattcttattttttaaaaaatattatatgttTCTATTATAAAAGAATAATAATAGAAAGACAATTCCACCTAAAAACTTCTCATGTATCATCTCTCGTCTCACTCACTTGTgttgaaaataaaattaaatccaTTCCTATTTCTCCCATCCAAACTCTTTTCTTTCCAACCAATCTCTCTTATTGTATCTCCGATTTATGTTAAAATCAATTCTATCTCTCCTATTTGATCTTTGTTTTCCCTAACTAATCTTCTCACTTTCTTATCCAATTTAATCTCTCTAATAACTAATATTCTTTATGAACTCCCACCTTATCCCTGTATCCTCACTCACAAACCCTAATCTAAACCCTTTTTAATTGTATCTCATAATCCAAACAAGGGCTAGAAATGGCCTCGGTTGACTTGAGACTCGTTGGGATGGGATGGCTTCAAATCAGGTTTTAGGCTAACCCCAAGAGAGTTAGGGCTTAAGTTGTAGAGCCGAAAATGAGATTAAGCTCGGAACAAGTCTCGCCTGAAACTCTACTTGGAATCCGACCAGGCCCTTAAGCAATCCTACCCGCCgtcccctcctttctctccacctttctctcttccttcctccctcccccatattgctctttttctttctcttgagctctctctcctctcttctcctctccttccctTCCGGCGCCCCCCTCTTTCTTGATCTCTCCGTTCTTTCTCTCTTTATCCCAGCACccccttcccctctctctccctccctctctcaatctctctcctctctctcttcaatctctctctccttccccaCTCTTTCTTATTCCCTCGACCCATCTCTCTTAGatctcctctccctctttctagattgctcttcctctctctctctctgtcactCCCATTTTTGCACTAACATAACATGGACAGTGGAAGGTGCCGGTAGAATATATACTTGTGGCAACTTTTTAAACTATATAAGTGTCTTGGATTTGGGTTGGGTCAAGCCTAGAGGTTCAATTGGGCTCGGCTAGGTCAAGACCATCTATGCTTCAAGCTGTGGTTAGATCAGGTTCAAGCAGGAGCTTTGAAAAAAATTTTCAAGCCCAAGCTTGGCATACAACACAAACTGTAGGAAAATCCAACCAGATCTTGCCCATGTCCAATATTATTCATTATTTTACCTCCTCTCAAGCTGCCATCTCTCCTCCCCTCTACCATTCCAATGTTGGATTTTGTAAGAGATATACATCCATGTTTTATGTCCAATTTTATTGTTTAATTGTTTGTTTGCTATGCTTTACATATTCGATAACTTTTAtcttattactttttttttgtttgctgtattttatgtttaaattttcttcatgtattctTAATTTATATGTTTTTTGTATGTTCTTCATATTATCATTTTCTTAGTTTATTTTTAACTTTAtttgtttttgattttatttttcaaataattttatttaataatatccTATATTTATTTCATTTTACTTATCATACTTTGGTTGTACTTTTGATTTTAgcattttgtttttttcattGTCTTTTTAAGATAAGGGTTTCGTTTgaaattttaattgatttaataTTGTCTTACATTTTTGTTTCTTTACTTTTGGTACTTTGTTCATATTTTTGTTTTGCcattatattttatcttttggatcctataaatcctatttatattcataatttttaatgtttatcctattttttatttatttaatatttatctaCTTTTATTCTTCATATATATTGTAACGACTTAGGACCTCAGTCAAAAAGGCTCAAAAGAACATATTATCTAGGTTTCTTTAAGTACTCGGGCTCTACCTAAAGCACAACCAATAGGGGATAAAACATATGCTTGCATGGGTCCTCgcacctcccctcccctcccgcCCCCCTCCCTCTGCTTAAGCTCCGGTATTTTTTCTAGGTTAAGGGTCCAAATCCAATTAAATTCAATCGCAAGTATCACGATTGACCTATGTTCAACCTCAAAAGGGCTCATGGTATAGTTTCGTCTAATCCACATGAATGACATGCATAGTTTGCTCTGATACAATTTGTAATAATTTAGGATCTCACTAGAAAGACCAGCTGAAATATATTGTTTGATTCCTTGGCTCTTTATAAATACGCAAGATCTCTTATGTGCACAACcattgtgggactaaacatatttCTGCATAGGTCCTCAAATACTTTTCTTGTTTAAGTCTTAGCATCATCATAGGAATAAGGAAGTCCAAATAaaaccaatcacaaacaccataagTAAACTATGTTTAGTGCCACAAGAGATCATACTTCTACATAGGATATAGGCTGGGTTCACTtggatatcatttgtaacaacttagaACCTTCCTAAAAAAAACTAGTTAGAAGGTGTTATATCAATTCCTTGAGCTCTATACAAGTATTTAAGATCTACCCGACGTACAATCAATATGGGACTATATACATGCTTGCACAAGTTCTCATATGGTTCTTCCATTTAAATTCTAGCATCCCCACTAGCCTAAGGATCCAGATCCTATTTAAGCCAATCACAACACCATGATTAGCCTATGGACAATCCTAAAAAAGCTCATGTTGCAGTGTCCCCTACATACATGGGCTATAGGCTAAGTCGgttatgatatatattatttataatgACCCAAAACCTAACATGCAacaaatgtgggactaaatacacccTCATAGGTCCTTACATGCTTCTCTGATTTCAGCCCAAACATTCTCACCAAGCTAAAGGTCCAAATATAATCGAAATCATTACAATTAGTTCATGGGGCTCATGCTGCATATTTTCTAGTCTACATACACTCTGGGTTGCGTCTATGCTGTTACCATTCCTatcaggatctcatccaaaaaaggcTAATTGAAAAATGTTATTTTGGTTCTTTGGTCCTTTTATAAGATCCAAGATTTACTCAGCACCCATCTAATTAAAGGCTAACCACTTGCTTGTATGAGCGCTCACATACTAAACCCATTTAAACCCTCACATTCTTGCAATTGAAGGGTCTAAATCTAACCAGTCcaatcacaaacatcatgatTAGCTCGTGGTCAAATCCCAAAAGACTTGTCCTGCAGTATCCCCTAGTCACACATGAGTCATGGGCTCGATTTGCTCTGGTACATTTTATAATGAaccagaacctcacccaaaaggCTAGTTAGAATACTTTGTTTGGTTCTAGATAAATACTCAAGATCTTCCTCGTATAAAATCTATATGTGACTAAAGACATGCTCACATGGgtctccacatactctcctgTTTAAGCTAAGGATTGTTATCGAGCTAAAAGTCCAGATTGAATCAAATCTAGTAACAATTAATGCTACAACTGGCCCATGGTTAGCTTTAAAAGGCCTATGTTACAGTGTTCCTTAGTATACATCGTCCATTAAAATTTTGCAGCTACGCGTGTTAGGTGAGAGTAATTCTAGAATGGGTGAACTCTTAGCAAGTCCATATTTCATACACGAGGACCCGTATTATTGTGTGTATAATCCTATATTGATTGGgcactaggtagatcttgggttcTTATATGGacgaaaaaaatctaaataacacATTTGAgttagcctttttggatgaggtcttgaattgttataaatg
Proteins encoded in this window:
- the LOC103706417 gene encoding MADS-box protein SOC1-like isoform X1 — translated: MVRGKTEVRRIENATSRQVTFSKRRNGLLKKAFELSVLCDAEVALIVFSSRGKLYEFSSSSMEKTIDRYIMHTKDVGVSKKAKEHNTQQLKSDTASLMKKIERLEASKRNLLGENLESCAVEELHELELQLERSLSSIRKQKYQMLEEQITQLKEKERMLTASIREKLNAKPRLQLCASAVSEDYDSPNTDVETELVIGRPGTCKVK
- the LOC103706417 gene encoding MADS-box protein SOC1-like isoform X2, which codes for MVRGKTEVRRIENATSRQVTFSKRRNGLLKKAFELSVLCDAEVALIVFSSRGKLYEFSSSSMEKTIDRYIMHTKDVGVSKKAKEHNTQLKSDTASLMKKIERLEASKRNLLGENLESCAVEELHELELQLERSLSSIRKQKYQMLEEQITQLKEKERMLTASIREKLNAKPRLQLCASAVSEDYDSPNTDVETELVIGRPGTCKVK